In Marmota flaviventris isolate mMarFla1 chromosome 17, mMarFla1.hap1, whole genome shotgun sequence, a single genomic region encodes these proteins:
- the Git1 gene encoding ARF GTPase-activating protein GIT1 isoform X1 produces MSRKGPRAEVCADCSAPDPGWASISRGVLVCDECCSVHRSLGRHISIVKHLRHSAWPPTLLQMVHTLASNGANSIWEHSLLDPAQVQSGRRKANPQDKVHPIKSEFIRAKYQMLAFVHKLPCRDDDGVTAKDLSKQLHSSVRTGNLETCLRLLSLGAQANFFHPEKGTTPLHVAAKAGQTLQAELLVVYGADPGSPDVNGRTPIDYARQAGHHELAERLVECQYELTDRLAFYLCGRKPDHKNGHYIIPQMADSLDLSELAKAAKKKLQALSNRLFEELAMDVYDEVDRRENDAVWLATQNHSTLVTERSAVPFLPVNPEYSATRNQGRQKLARFNAREFATLIIDILSEAKRRQQGKSLSSPTDNLELTARNQSDLDDQHDYDSVASDEDTDQEPLRSAGATRNNRARSMDSSDLSDGAVTLQEYLELKKALATSEAKVQQLMKVNSSLSDELRRLQREIHKLQAENLQLRQPPGPMPTPPLPSDRAEHTPMGPGGSTHRRDRQAFSMYEPGSALKPFGGTAGDELSTRLQPFHSTELEDDAIYSVHVPAGLYRSKLSRHGSGADSDYENTQSGDAMLGLEGKRFLELGKDDDLHPELDSLDGDLDPGLPSTEDVILKTEQVTKNIQELLRAAQEFKHDSFVPCSEKIHLAVTEMASLFPKRPALEPVRSSLRLLNASAYRLQSECRKTVPPEPGAPVDFQLLTQQVIQCAYDIAKAAKQLVTITTREKKQ; encoded by the exons ATGTCCCGGAAGGGGCCGCGAGCGGAGGTGTGTGCGGACTGCAGCGCTCCGG ACCCTGGCTGGGCATCCATCAGCAGGGGCGTGCTGGTGTGTGATGAGTGCTGCAGTGTGCACCGCAGCCTGGGACGCCACATCTCCATCGTCAAGCACCTTCGCCATAGCGCCTGGCCTCCCACTCTGCTGCAG ATGGTACACACGCTCGCCAGCAATGGGGCCAACTCCATCTGGGAGCACTCCCTGCTGGACCCCGCACAAGTACAGAGCGGCCGGCGCAAAGCCAACCCCCAAGACAAAGTCCA CCCCATCAAGTCAGAGTTCATCAGGGCCAAGTACCAGATGCTGGCGTTTGTGCACAAGCTTCCCTGCCGGGATGATGATGGGGTCACCGCCAAAGACCTCAGCAAG CAACTGCACTCTAGTGTGCGGACAGGCAACTTGGAGACATGTCTACGCCTGCTGTCCCTGGGTGCTCAGGCCAACTTCTTCCATCCAGAGAAGGGCACCACACCTCTGCATGTGGCTGCCAAGGCAGGGCAGACACTGCAGGCCGAGTTGCTGGTGGTGTATGGGGCTGATCCTGGTTCCCCTGATGTCAATGGCCGCACACCCATCGACTATGCCAG GCAGGCGGGACACCATGAGCTGGCGGAAAGGCTAGTCGAGTGCCAGTATGAGCTCACTGACAGGTTGGCCTTCTACCTCTGTGGACGCAAGCCCG atCACAAGAATGGGCATTACATCATCCCACAGATGGCTGACAG CCTGGATCTGTCAGAATTGGCCAAAGCTGCCAAAAAGAAACTGCAAGCG CTCAGTAACCGGCTTTTTGAGGAGCTCGCCATGGACGTGTACGACGAAGTGGATAGAAGAGAAAATGATGCTG TGTGGCTGGCTACCCAAAACCACAGCACCCTGGTGACAGAGCGCAGTGCTGTGCCCTTCCTGCCAGTTAACCCTGAATACTCAGCCACACGGAATCAG GGACGACAGAAGTTGGCCCGCTTTAACGCCCGAGAGTTTGCCACCTTGATCATCGACATTCTCAGTGAGGCCAAGCGGAGGCAGCAGGGCAAGAGCCTGAGCAGCCCCACAG ACAACCTGGAGCTGACTGCGCGGAATCAGAGTGACCTCGACGACCAGCATGACTATGATAGTGTGGCTTCTGATGAGGACACAGACCAGGAGCCCCTGCGCAGCGCTGGTGCCACTCGGAATAACCGTGCCCGG AGCATGGACTCCTCAGACCTGTCTGATGGGGCAGTGACACTACAGGAGTACCTAGAGCTGAAGAAGGCCCTGGCTACCTCTGAGGCAAAAGTGCAACAGCTCATGAAGGTCAACAGCAGCTTGAGCGATGAGCTCAGGAGGCTGCAAAGGGAG ATCCACAAGCTACAGGCAGAGAACCTACAGCTCCGGCAGCCACCTGGGCCCATGCCCACACCCCCACTCCCCAGTGATCGTGCAGAACACACACCCATGGGGCCTGGCGGGAGCACCCACCGCAGGGACCGCCAGGCCTTCTCCATGTATGAGCCAGGCTCTGCCCTAAAGCCCTTTGGGGGCACAGCTGGGGACGAACTCAGCACACGGCTACAGCCTTTCCACAGCACT GAGCTGGAGGATGATGCCATCTATTCAGTGCACGTCCCTGCTGGCCTTTACAGG AGCAAGCTTTCCCGCCATGGCAGCGGTGCAGACAGTGACTATGAGAACACGCAGAGTGGAGACGCTATGCTTGG GCTGGAAGGGAAGCGGTTCCTAGAGCTGGGCAAGGACGATGATCTTCACCCCGAGCTGGACAGCCTGGATGGAGACCTCGACCCTGGGCTTCCCAGCACTGAGGATGTCATCCTAAAGACAGAGCAGGTCACCAAGAACATTCAGGAGCTATTGCGAGCTGCGCAGGAGTTCAAGCATGACAG TTTTGTGCCCTGCTCAGAAAAGATCCATTTGGCTGTGACCGAAATGGCCTCTCTCTTCCCAAAG AGGCCAGCCCTGGAGCCCGTGCGCAGCTCCCTGCGGCTGCTCAATGCCAGCGCCTACCGGCTGCAGAGTGAGTGCCGGAAGACTGTTCCCCCAGAGCCCGGCGCCCCTGTGGACTTCCAATTGCTAACTCAGCAGGTCATCCAGTGCGCCTATGACATCGCCAAGGCTGCCAAGCAGCTGGTCACCATTACCACCCGAGAGAAGAAGCAATGA
- the Git1 gene encoding ARF GTPase-activating protein GIT1 isoform X2, with product MSRKGPRAEVCADCSAPDPGWASISRGVLVCDECCSVHRSLGRHISIVKHLRHSAWPPTLLQMVHTLASNGANSIWEHSLLDPAQVQSGRRKANPQDKVHPIKSEFIRAKYQMLAFVHKLPCRDDDGVTAKDLSKQLHSSVRTGNLETCLRLLSLGAQANFFHPEKGTTPLHVAAKAGQTLQAELLVVYGADPGSPDVNGRTPIDYARQAGHHELAERLVECQYELTDRLAFYLCGRKPDHKNGHYIIPQMADSLDLSELAKAAKKKLQALSNRLFEELAMDVYDEVDRRENDAVWLATQNHSTLVTERSAVPFLPVNPEYSATRNQGRQKLARFNAREFATLIIDILSEAKRRQQGKSLSSPTDNLELTARNQSDLDDQHDYDSVASDEDTDQEPLRSAGATRNNRARSMDSSDLSDGAVTLQEYLELKKALATSEAKVQQLMKVNSSLSDELRRLQREIHKLQAENLQLRQPPGPMPTPPLPSDRAEHTPMGPGGSTHRRDRQAFSMYEPGSALKPFGGTAGDELSTRLQPFHSTELEDDAIYSVHVPAGLYRIRKGVSASAVPFTPSSPLLSCSQEGSRHASKLSRHGSGADSDYENTQSGDAMLGLEGKRFLELGKDDDLHPELDSLDGDLDPGLPSTEDVILKTEQVTKNIQELLRAAQEFKHDSFVPCSEKIHLAVTEMASLFPKRPALEPVRSSLRLLNASAYRLQSECRKTVPPEPGAPVDFQLLTQQVIQCAYDIAKAAKQLVTITTREKKQ from the exons ATGTCCCGGAAGGGGCCGCGAGCGGAGGTGTGTGCGGACTGCAGCGCTCCGG ACCCTGGCTGGGCATCCATCAGCAGGGGCGTGCTGGTGTGTGATGAGTGCTGCAGTGTGCACCGCAGCCTGGGACGCCACATCTCCATCGTCAAGCACCTTCGCCATAGCGCCTGGCCTCCCACTCTGCTGCAG ATGGTACACACGCTCGCCAGCAATGGGGCCAACTCCATCTGGGAGCACTCCCTGCTGGACCCCGCACAAGTACAGAGCGGCCGGCGCAAAGCCAACCCCCAAGACAAAGTCCA CCCCATCAAGTCAGAGTTCATCAGGGCCAAGTACCAGATGCTGGCGTTTGTGCACAAGCTTCCCTGCCGGGATGATGATGGGGTCACCGCCAAAGACCTCAGCAAG CAACTGCACTCTAGTGTGCGGACAGGCAACTTGGAGACATGTCTACGCCTGCTGTCCCTGGGTGCTCAGGCCAACTTCTTCCATCCAGAGAAGGGCACCACACCTCTGCATGTGGCTGCCAAGGCAGGGCAGACACTGCAGGCCGAGTTGCTGGTGGTGTATGGGGCTGATCCTGGTTCCCCTGATGTCAATGGCCGCACACCCATCGACTATGCCAG GCAGGCGGGACACCATGAGCTGGCGGAAAGGCTAGTCGAGTGCCAGTATGAGCTCACTGACAGGTTGGCCTTCTACCTCTGTGGACGCAAGCCCG atCACAAGAATGGGCATTACATCATCCCACAGATGGCTGACAG CCTGGATCTGTCAGAATTGGCCAAAGCTGCCAAAAAGAAACTGCAAGCG CTCAGTAACCGGCTTTTTGAGGAGCTCGCCATGGACGTGTACGACGAAGTGGATAGAAGAGAAAATGATGCTG TGTGGCTGGCTACCCAAAACCACAGCACCCTGGTGACAGAGCGCAGTGCTGTGCCCTTCCTGCCAGTTAACCCTGAATACTCAGCCACACGGAATCAG GGACGACAGAAGTTGGCCCGCTTTAACGCCCGAGAGTTTGCCACCTTGATCATCGACATTCTCAGTGAGGCCAAGCGGAGGCAGCAGGGCAAGAGCCTGAGCAGCCCCACAG ACAACCTGGAGCTGACTGCGCGGAATCAGAGTGACCTCGACGACCAGCATGACTATGATAGTGTGGCTTCTGATGAGGACACAGACCAGGAGCCCCTGCGCAGCGCTGGTGCCACTCGGAATAACCGTGCCCGG AGCATGGACTCCTCAGACCTGTCTGATGGGGCAGTGACACTACAGGAGTACCTAGAGCTGAAGAAGGCCCTGGCTACCTCTGAGGCAAAAGTGCAACAGCTCATGAAGGTCAACAGCAGCTTGAGCGATGAGCTCAGGAGGCTGCAAAGGGAG ATCCACAAGCTACAGGCAGAGAACCTACAGCTCCGGCAGCCACCTGGGCCCATGCCCACACCCCCACTCCCCAGTGATCGTGCAGAACACACACCCATGGGGCCTGGCGGGAGCACCCACCGCAGGGACCGCCAGGCCTTCTCCATGTATGAGCCAGGCTCTGCCCTAAAGCCCTTTGGGGGCACAGCTGGGGACGAACTCAGCACACGGCTACAGCCTTTCCACAGCACT GAGCTGGAGGATGATGCCATCTATTCAGTGCACGTCCCTGCTGGCCTTTACAGG ATCCGGAAGGGGGTATCTGCCTCTGCAGTGCCCTTTACTCCCTCCTCCCCGCTGCTGTCATGCTCCCAGGAAGGAAGCCGCCATGCG AGCAAGCTTTCCCGCCATGGCAGCGGTGCAGACAGTGACTATGAGAACACGCAGAGTGGAGACGCTATGCTTGG GCTGGAAGGGAAGCGGTTCCTAGAGCTGGGCAAGGACGATGATCTTCACCCCGAGCTGGACAGCCTGGATGGAGACCTCGACCCTGGGCTTCCCAGCACTGAGGATGTCATCCTAAAGACAGAGCAGGTCACCAAGAACATTCAGGAGCTATTGCGAGCTGCGCAGGAGTTCAAGCATGACAG TTTTGTGCCCTGCTCAGAAAAGATCCATTTGGCTGTGACCGAAATGGCCTCTCTCTTCCCAAAG AGGCCAGCCCTGGAGCCCGTGCGCAGCTCCCTGCGGCTGCTCAATGCCAGCGCCTACCGGCTGCAGAGTGAGTGCCGGAAGACTGTTCCCCCAGAGCCCGGCGCCCCTGTGGACTTCCAATTGCTAACTCAGCAGGTCATCCAGTGCGCCTATGACATCGCCAAGGCTGCCAAGCAGCTGGTCACCATTACCACCCGAGAGAAGAAGCAATGA
- the Tp53i13 gene encoding tumor protein p53-inducible protein 13 isoform X1, giving the protein MAPPQSLPKLLLLAALAGFLGPSEVVAETVEEAGAHCPEGLWPLPPQVLPRVTYTQVRPGQAEDVTFLYHPCAHPWLKLQLVLLAHVCVAKPSLAPDSSLTRDRPLVLTVWGMALEMAWVEPAWVAHWLKRRRRRKQRKNVCFHSDNIPGPSPLVTTPSTARLCRRGCVQAPALAFALRSWRPPGTEVTSRGPRWPSLSSAKRRGLRAVLGLQPTPSGLRIPFASTWSLKAQQPILGNTGEGSNALSVSPVSLLPGQPGQPGSNASSRTDAQIPNRQGSSGGCACPNQASPAPRAAGPPRVARGPTPRTEEAAWAAMALTFLLVLLTLATLCTRLHRNFRRGESIYWGPTSDSQDTVAAVLKRRLLMPARRVKRSRRRPLLPPTPDSGPDGDSSD; this is encoded by the exons ATGGCGCCTCCTCAGTCTTTGCCCAAGTTGCTTCTCCTGGCAGCCCTAGCGGGATTCCTGGGTCCCAGCGAG GTGGTGGCTGAGACGGTGGAGGAGGCGGGAGCCCATTGTCCCGAGGGCTTGTGGCCTCTGCCCCCACAG GTGTTACCAAGAGTGACCTACACACAGGTGAGACCAGGGCAG GCTGAGGATGTCACCTTCCTCTACCACCCCTGTGCCCACCCTTGGCTGAAGCTCCAGCTTGTCCTCCTTGCCCACGTTTGTGTGGCTAAGCCCTCACTTGCTCCTGACTCCAGCCTCACTCGGGATCGG CCCCTGGTGCTGACAGTATGGGGGATGGCACTGGAGATGGCATGGGTAGAACCAGCCTGGGTTGCCCACTGGCTAAAGAGGCGACGGCggaggaagcagaggaaaaaTGTATGTTTCCACTCTGACAACATTCCTGGGCCTTCTCCTTTGGTGACAACCCCCAGCACAGCAAGGCTATGCAGGAGAGGGTGTGTGCAG GCCCCAGCTTTGGCCTTTGCTCTGCGGAGTTGGCGGCCTCCTGGTACAGAGGTGACATCTAGAGGCCCAAGATGGCCTTCTTTGAGTAGTGCCAAGAGGCGGGGGCTGCGTGCTGTCCTTGGTCTTCAGCCCACTCCTTCTGGCCTGAGGATTCCCTTTGCTTCTACATGGAGCTTAAAGGCCCAGCAGCCCATTTTAGGAAACACAGGTGAGGGGAGTAATGCTCTTTCTGTGTCCCCTGTCTCCTTGCTGCCTGGACAGCCTGGACAGCCTGGAAGCAATGCCAGCTCCAGGACGGATGCTCAGATACCCAATAGGCaaggcagctcaggaggctgtgccTGCCCGAATCAGGCTTCCCCAGCCCCTCGGGCAGCAGGGCCTCCCCGGGTAGCCCGGGGCCCCACCCCACGCACCGAGGAGGCTGCCTGGGCTGCCATGGCCCTGACTTTCCTGCTAGTGCTGCTCACCCTAGCCACACTCTGCACACGGCTGCACCGAAACTTCCGCCGGGGCGAGAGCATCTACTGGGGGCCCACATCAGACAGCCAGGACACGGTGGCTG CTGTGCTGAAGCGGAGACTGCTGATGCCCGCGCGCAGGGTCAAGCGCTCTCGTCGAAGACCCCTGCTCCCGCCCACGCCAGACAGCGGCCCAGATGGGGACAGCTCTGACTAA
- the Tp53i13 gene encoding tumor protein p53-inducible protein 13 isoform X2, whose translation MAPPQSLPKLLLLAALAGFLGPSEVLPRVTYTQVRPGQAEDVTFLYHPCAHPWLKLQLVLLAHVCVAKPSLAPDSSLTRDRPLVLTVWGMALEMAWVEPAWVAHWLKRRRRRKQRKNVCFHSDNIPGPSPLVTTPSTARLCRRGCVQAPALAFALRSWRPPGTEVTSRGPRWPSLSSAKRRGLRAVLGLQPTPSGLRIPFASTWSLKAQQPILGNTGEGSNALSVSPVSLLPGQPGQPGSNASSRTDAQIPNRQGSSGGCACPNQASPAPRAAGPPRVARGPTPRTEEAAWAAMALTFLLVLLTLATLCTRLHRNFRRGESIYWGPTSDSQDTVAAVLKRRLLMPARRVKRSRRRPLLPPTPDSGPDGDSSD comes from the exons ATGGCGCCTCCTCAGTCTTTGCCCAAGTTGCTTCTCCTGGCAGCCCTAGCGGGATTCCTGGGTCCCAGCGAG GTGTTACCAAGAGTGACCTACACACAGGTGAGACCAGGGCAG GCTGAGGATGTCACCTTCCTCTACCACCCCTGTGCCCACCCTTGGCTGAAGCTCCAGCTTGTCCTCCTTGCCCACGTTTGTGTGGCTAAGCCCTCACTTGCTCCTGACTCCAGCCTCACTCGGGATCGG CCCCTGGTGCTGACAGTATGGGGGATGGCACTGGAGATGGCATGGGTAGAACCAGCCTGGGTTGCCCACTGGCTAAAGAGGCGACGGCggaggaagcagaggaaaaaTGTATGTTTCCACTCTGACAACATTCCTGGGCCTTCTCCTTTGGTGACAACCCCCAGCACAGCAAGGCTATGCAGGAGAGGGTGTGTGCAG GCCCCAGCTTTGGCCTTTGCTCTGCGGAGTTGGCGGCCTCCTGGTACAGAGGTGACATCTAGAGGCCCAAGATGGCCTTCTTTGAGTAGTGCCAAGAGGCGGGGGCTGCGTGCTGTCCTTGGTCTTCAGCCCACTCCTTCTGGCCTGAGGATTCCCTTTGCTTCTACATGGAGCTTAAAGGCCCAGCAGCCCATTTTAGGAAACACAGGTGAGGGGAGTAATGCTCTTTCTGTGTCCCCTGTCTCCTTGCTGCCTGGACAGCCTGGACAGCCTGGAAGCAATGCCAGCTCCAGGACGGATGCTCAGATACCCAATAGGCaaggcagctcaggaggctgtgccTGCCCGAATCAGGCTTCCCCAGCCCCTCGGGCAGCAGGGCCTCCCCGGGTAGCCCGGGGCCCCACCCCACGCACCGAGGAGGCTGCCTGGGCTGCCATGGCCCTGACTTTCCTGCTAGTGCTGCTCACCCTAGCCACACTCTGCACACGGCTGCACCGAAACTTCCGCCGGGGCGAGAGCATCTACTGGGGGCCCACATCAGACAGCCAGGACACGGTGGCTG CTGTGCTGAAGCGGAGACTGCTGATGCCCGCGCGCAGGGTCAAGCGCTCTCGTCGAAGACCCCTGCTCCCGCCCACGCCAGACAGCGGCCCAGATGGGGACAGCTCTGACTAA
- the Abhd15 gene encoding protein ABHD15, with product MPPWGAALALFLAALALLLLLVPRLQSPWRRAVGARTLPGALFQDDHREVKSGGPADQFSDGREPLPGGCSLICKPSALAQCLLRTLRRSAALETGPRSWLSGPHLQTLCHFVLPVGPGPELAREYLQLADDGLVALDWVIGPCPRGRRITNAGGLPAVLLVIPNAWGRLTRNVLGLCLLALERGYYPVIFHRRGHHGCPLVSPRLQPFGDPSDLKEAVTYIRFRHPAAPLFAVSEGSGSALLLSYLGECGSSSYVTGAACISPVLRCREWFEAGLPWPYERGFLLHQKIALSRYATALEDTVDTSKLFRSRSLREFEETLFCHTKSFPISWDTYWDRNDPLRDVDEAAVPVLCICSADDPVCGPPDHTLPTELFHSNPYFFLLLSRHGGHCGFLRQEPLPAWSHDVILESFRALTEFFRMEEKMKGLNRRRTSFLGGRRRWGALQKREVSPSYNLEETFSWKRSYTR from the exons ATGCCGCCGTGGGGCGCCGCCCTCGCGCTGTTCCTGGCTGCGCTCGCCTTGCTCCTCCTGCTAGTCCCTCGGCTCCAGAGCCCCTGGAGGCGCGCCGTCGGAGCGAGGACCCTGCCCGGGGCCCTATTTCAGGACGACCACAGGGAGGTGAAGAGCGGAGGCCCCGCAGACCAGTTCAGCGACGGACGTGAGCCGCTGCCCGGCGGGTGCAGCCTCATCTGTAAGCCGTCTGCGCTGGCTCAGTGCCTACTGCGCACCCTGAGGCGCTCGGCTGCGCTGGAGACCGGCCCGCGCTCCTGGCTCTCTGGTCCACACCTGCAGACCCTCTGCCACTTCGTCCTGCCCGTAGGGCCCGGGCCTGAGCTGGCCCGGGAGTACCTGCAGTTGGCGGACGACGGGCTGGTGGCTCTTGACTGGGTCATAGGACCTTGCCCCCGGGGCCGCCGGATCACCAACGCTGGGGGTCTTCCCGCTGTGCTGCTGGTGATCCCCAATGCGTGGGGGCGCCTAACCCGTAATGTACTCGGCCTCTGTCTGCTTGCCCTGGAGCGTGGCTACTACCCGGTCATCTTCCACCGCCGCGGCCATCACGGCTGCCCTCTGGTCAGTCCCCGGCTACAGCCTTTCGGGGACCCGTCGGACCTCAAGGAGGCGGTCACTTACATCCGCTTCCGACACCCGGCGGCCCCCTTGTTCGCGGTGAGCGAAGGCTCAGGTTCGGCGCTGCTGCTGTCTTACCTGGGTGAGTGCGGCTCCTCTAGCTACGTGACAGGCGCCGCCTGCATCTCGCCAGTGCTGCGCTGTCGAGAATGGTTCGAGGCCGGCCTGCCCTGGCCCTACGAACGCGGGTTCCTGCTGCACCAGAAGATCGCCCTCAGCAG ATATGCCACAGCCCTGGAAGACACAGTGGACACCAGCAAGCTGTTCAGGAGCCGCTCCCTGCGAGAGTTTGAGGAGACCCTCTTCTGCCACACCAAGAGTTTCCCCATTAGCTGGGATACCTATTGGGACCGCAATGACCCTCTCCGGGATGTGGACGAGGCAGCCGTGCCTGTACTGTGCATCTGCAGTGCTGATGACCCTGTGTGTGGGCCCCCAGACCACACTCTGCCCACCGAACTCTTCCACAGCAACCCTTACTTCTTCTTGCTGCTTAGTCGCCATGGAGGCCACTGTGGCTTCCTGCGGCAGGAGCCCTTACCAGCCTGGAGCCACGATGTCATCTTGGAGTCCTTTAGGGCCTTGACTGAGTTCTTCCgaatggaagaaaaaatgaaagggctgaACAGGCGCCGAACATCATTCCTAGGGGGCCGGCGTCGCTGGGGAGCCCTGCAAAAGAGGGAGGTCTCTCCCTCTTACAATCTGGAGGAGACCTTTAGCTGGAAAAGATCATATACAAGGTAA